AATAGAGTTGTCCCTTCTACCAAGACGTTCTAAAGGAAATCCGAAGGATATCATAGGAATGGTTAGAATGGTTATCTGAATGAAAGTTTGTTACTCTTGTCCTTGTACATCTTTTCGTATTTCTCAATGACAGGTTGGTTtcttatcaaacaaaaagggTAATCCTAATACTTCAAATGTTATTTGTTCAAGTTCTCCATCGACCCGTCTAACCCTAAAATATTTgggtgtcaagaaaactcaaagCAAATTAATTACTAGGTAGGTTCTATATTGAAAGAAGTTTAACCTAATTCTACAATgtatcaattcaattttaagatGTTAACTTTCATATAGGATCCTGAGCCGTTCAACTTCATTCAGTTACTGACCCTTTTGTTCAAAAGTATTGGTGTTTGAGGTCACGACTTATATCCATCATTCATCCAAGATAACTGGTTGTTGGATGTCCCCAAGATAAATTAGAAGTTGCAGTCATACAGAACAAATAGGACATAAGAGAAACATGGGCTCTATCACAAAACTAACTGGAGTAGTACATGTATCTGATAAAGATTGTGAGGTCATCTCTTCAATATGGAATCCTCAAAAAGTGAAACATCAGAGTCTAGTCGGTAAAAATCCTGAGATCAGTTTGTCCTACTATTGACGTTCCTCATCAATAAAAGTCCATATTTACGCGCTTACTTAAACACAATACAAAATTGAGCAACAAAACTGCTATTAATCCGCGAAAAATGCCAGAAAAGAGAAGGGGAAGTGATTGTTATTAACAAGTAGAACGTGTGCTAAACAAGAAAGTAGAAGAACAAGGGGAAGAGCCTTCGTACTTGCCTGAGCATCATACATAATAAGAGACGCGTAAACTACAGTTATGCCAAAAATGGAATCGGCAAGACCCCTGCGATAGTAATCATAAGTAATGTGATGGAAAGTTATTCTAACAAAACAGCACATAAGTTCTTCAAAACGAAAGCAAAACGACACAGAAACGCATATTAAGCAGTTGATTACCTCTCAGCACCAAGGATTGTAGCAGCAGCAACCACGGCCTGAAACATTTGCATGACAACAGCAGTCATGGTTATGATTGAATtcatagaaatatatatatatatataatcaaaacaTGGAGAACAAAGAATGTCTACTAACAGAGGAATGGGTTGAAGGGAAACCTCCAGCCTCAAAGGCAGTTCTGATGTTAAACTCTCTGCCATAGAAAACAACAGACGTGAAAGGCTTGGCGAGCTGCCCAATTGCAGCGGACACACCGGCGGCAACTAAAACCTTGAGAGAAAACAAATTGGGGGAAATTCAAGGAAATattgagaagaagagaaaagggtATATAGAAACTGATTGAGAAGAATGAAGGCAAGGGATTGGAATACCTTGTTGTGGGTAAGTTGAACGATTTCGTCAAGCAATACAGCTCTGGGAGCGGTGgaagttgaaggagaagagcTTAATTTTCTGAGACGAATGTGAGAGTGGTGTTGGTAAGGATGAGAAATTAGCTGTGTCTGAGATGGAAAAGGAACGGCGGTGGGGGAGATCCACCATGGCAATGacattcttcttctccttcctcagCAGTGACAAGAAGAAGAGTGAAGGCAAGAAAGTTTTGAAGTCAATTTGGCATAGCAGCGGCCATTATCAATCGGTTTTAGCGGGGTTTTGTTCACCACCAGTCCCTCCATCTCTTCTTATCATCTCCTTCCGtcaaaaattaagagaagagTTTTGTTACGTAACAATTTGACCAAATGAGTTGGTTAATCGAGAAATAATCTACTCATTCTCTGTCTTGCCAGAAATTATCTAAGTTATATGCTCTGTCCTAATACCCTACAGCCTTGAGCGACACCAACTACTTTGACATCACTGTATCTACAAACAACCTTAGAAGAAGAGCATTGTTAGTTGCATAATTTGGTGGACATCAAGGGAAAGGTATGTAGTCTCAAGTGAGACTTCTCATCTTGCTATGCTTAATCAAATTTGACGAATTCCATTGAATATAAGTAATCTCCTAATGAGAGTTGTTACTTTGCTTTTTCATgcttaataaattatatattttttctataaatttagtGAGAGGTTTTTACGTTAGAAAAGAAACCAAACCATAAGGAGTGGGTTGGAGATCAAGTCCATGAAGGGCTTTTGACGAGAGTATATTGAGAAAATGATTATGCAACCAAAGGTGATTAGGATCCTGCTAACCTACATGTCTATTGTTTGTTATGTAAACCTAGAGATAATATATTAGAAATACACAAGATAGTTTTCTCTCaactttctttcattattctaaaattcatataaatttttccTCCATTATATGATTATTATATAGAGAAATTGCATcagaagacaaaaaaaaaaaaaaaaaaaagtcatagCAACTCTTTTTTGCCTATTATATAACAATatgacaattaattatatatactagATGACTATATGCTTCTAAAGTTGCTActaaaatgtagtgacatgggTCCTAATatcataagtttttttttttttgctattttttccCTCCTTCCCTTAAACGTGAATAGTCATTTCCCTTCCCTCCCGCAAACCCctaaagaaataattcaagatttttttaaaggaattTGACATTTACTTGTGGTATGAGAGGGTTCAAGAAGTGACACTGTCCATGGCAAGGGGTTTCCTAAAGAATCTTAGGCTTTGTTAGCTTGGTATGGAGAAGCATTAAATATTGCTAATCCAAACTCTTAGTACCATTTGGAGTAGGATCCCGATGGTCATTTCACGTACATGTACATGACATTTAGGGCATCCATTAGAGGCTTTCTCAAGTTTTGATGGTTGATGGGTGTCTTTTGACGATAATAAGCAAGTATATCTGATGACATTTGAATTGAGTGATAAAGAAGACAACAAATCATGAACGTTgaaagagttttaaaatttgaaaacaatctCGATGTTGAGATCGATCGAGATAAACCATTTGAAGGTGTGCCATTAAAAAACTAAGGGTGTGTTTGGGGAGGGAAATTTTTTGGAAGGAAATGAGAAAGGGTTAGGAAGGGTTCAATCCTTTCTTAATTTCCTCAATCCTTCCTCGTTCCTCGCTCAATCATTTCTTATTCCTTCCTCAATTCATCTCAATCATTTCTAACGTATAAttaatcgtttaaatattatttaatctattttttctcatttataatttttatacttgtgagttttttaaattttaatcgttttatttaaaaaacacaatttgatttttagttatGAATTTGGtacaattacattaatttaaaattttaatttttttcttttacctaaCGATTAcgtaaaaaatgttgaaaatggatgtcgtatttaaataaattattgcaatttgttttaagaaaactacagtgatttggtaaattaaatatatgaaattggtGTATTGGAGTTATaatatgaattattaaaaaaatattttttgctCGTACATTGTGTTCAATGTAATTGACTTCGGTTTATAACTCATTTcctaaaaacaattttgttcttcCTATACAGTTACGTTTGAAGGAAATTATGGTGCAACTATTTGGTTTAAATCAATTGTTAAATATATGCAATTTGTGTATTGCATTTAGAATatcaattagaaaacaaaaatataatatgaattaaaaaaattaacaatttaatggCATATAATCATTGAAAATGGAAGActattttatgaaaactaatatgatttgataaattaaatatatttaacttgTGTATTGTATTTAGACTACggattaaaaacaaaatttattggCACTAAAcgtttacataaaaaaaagttaaaaatgtacatcaatttggtaaattaaatatacgaGTATTTGTGTATTGAATttagaatacaaatttttaaaaaataataataatttttttttcatacacCTAATTTTTActccaaacaaatattatcacAACACTAcctattataattattctcTCAAACACATTCTATCATAACACTGCTATTCATAATCATTCATTCAAatacatattatcataacactaccaATAATAAGGATTCATTTGGACtgaattaagaacaaaatgttttttaataatacatttttttaaaaaataagcttaaaatttagttagaatttaaataattttttaaaaacttattattttaatttatcaaatactacaattttattttgaaaagaattgtttttataaaattaaacactttatGAAGAATTATCATAATAATTTCCCGCGATAACTCTTTCCCCGTCGGAACGCACTCTAAACGTGTGCCTAGTTGTCACCATCAGCCAGCAAAACCCCCCACAATAAGACCTAAAGACGGGCGATTTTTGTTGTTCCGCGAGGAGAGATCTCTCAGTGGAGGTAGGAGACTTCTGCCGGACGAAATTAGCCGTCGATGAAGCTACGACCAATTCTTTTTCGACCCATAATCATCCATGTAGTCCCAAAACCTACATTGTTCCATTCATATCATTCGCGCACTAATCCAATCGCCACTTCCATTGAGGT
This DNA window, taken from Cucumis sativus cultivar 9930 chromosome 6, Cucumber_9930_V3, whole genome shotgun sequence, encodes the following:
- the LOC101219161 gene encoding uncharacterized protein LOC101219161 produces the protein MSLPWWISPTAVPFPSQTQLISHPYQHHSHIRLRKLSSSPSTSTAPRAVLLDEIVQLTHNKVLVAAGVSAAIGQLAKPFTSVVFYGREFNIRTAFEAGGFPSTHSSAVVAAATILGAERGLADSIFGITVVYASLIMYDAQGVRREVGKHSKALNKLSQTERPMNSSFPYKDEDLRVDSQLEKRISSSLNRNLEIGSPMLSEESTKALTVPSPVKQDVTTSSVANDLEGGSRMEASSSWKPFKESIGHTEIEVAAGALLGFTVSLITNSLL